ATTTCACAAACCACAAACAGATAGACGCAGCAATCAAACGCCAAACCTCTATGTTAATTTCgtgcatatgtaaatataaatcaaaattcattggaaaataaaaataaaaaataatcacaCTCATTAAAAAGTCATTCAATCGTATGCAATCTCCAAAATTTACTGCTGGCAACTTGCTTTGAAATGCGGAATGATGAATACCCTAAACGATAATGAAAAGTGAATAGAGGAGAGATGTATAATCTCTGTAGATTAAATTACAAGCTTCAAACCTTATCTGACATAATCAAATTTCAAGTTCTGAGAATGCTTAAGAGttaagcattttgttttgaagaTTGTGAAGTTATCACTTAATACATGAGTtgtaaaatttaaagcaagtgaagtaaacattttcattatgaaTGAAAGTGAAATCACATTAGAATATTATTCGACAGAGATTCAAGTCTATACAATTCCTATAATTAAGAATATCGATTGCAGTTTTCAAATCTCATCATAAAATGCGTTGTAAAAATGTCTTTGCAACTTTGTCACCTGCTGActtcaatttcacaatttcaacTGTGGCATCATCTTTACTTATAGATGAGGCAgacgttgcagttgctgttgcttttgctgttgggCTGCCTAAGTGCTGTGTCACCACAAGCGCTGCAATCATTCCCCAAGCTCTGCGATGTGCGAGACTTTGATGACTTTCTGCTCAAGACGGGCAAAGTCTATCCAGACGAACGGGAGCGGGAGTTTCGCGAGAGCATCTTTGTGGCCAAGAAGTCTTTGGTGGATCTGACCAACAATAAAGTCGGAGGCAGCTATAAACTGAATATCAACATATTCGCTGACATGACACGCAAAGAGGTTTTCACTCTGCTTGGTTCCAAGATCTCAACGCAGGGCGAGTGAGTATATTGAAATTGAGTCGGAAATGTTCAAATATAATTCTCTTTTTATTCCCCCAGAGATCTGACTGCACGCCATATTAATTTCTTGCCAGCAACCACAAGCACATTGAGTGACAATCTGCCCGCGTCCTTTGATTGGCGCGAGAAGGGAGGCGTGACTGCAGCTGGCTTCCAGGGTTCCTGTGGCTCCTGCTGGTCCTTCTCCACGACAGGAGCTCTCGAGGGACATTTATTCCGACGCACCGGTGTTCTGGTGCCGCTGTCCCAGCAGAACTTGATGGACTGTGCCGATGACTACGGCAACATGGGCTGCGACGGTGGCTTCCAGGAGTACGGCTTCGAGTATATACGGGACCACGGAATTACGCTGGCCAACAAGTATCCCTATCAGCAGTTTGAAATGCAGTGCAGGCAAAATGAAACTGCTGGCGTTTATCCTCGCGAGAGCATCGTTAAGATTCGCGACTACGCTCGCATTGATCCTGGCGATGAGCAGAAGATGAAGCAAGTGATTGCCACACTCGGACCTCTAGCTTGCTCCATGAACGCAGGTCCCATATCCTTCGAGCAGTACGAGGGCGGCATCTACGAGGACGAGGAGTGCAACAGGGATGAAGTTAACCACtccgtcgttgtcgttggctaTGGCAGCGAAAATGGACGTGACTACTGGATCATCAAGAACTCATACTCCCAAAACTGGGGCGAGTCTGGATTCATGCGTCTGCCTCGCAATGCTGGCAGCTTCTGCGGCATCGCCAGCGAGTGCAGTTATCCGATTTTGTAGTTCTCACGTCTCCGTTGgatttttattagtatttgttATTGCAATCTACACGAATTTAAATAGTTACTACAAATTAtagatataattaaaagtgTTGAGCTTATTTTAGTAAAGTCAATCAATGTTTTTCAATTACTAGGGAATACCAAAATGTAGAGAATCTTTACATTTCGtcttcataaattttaaagtccAGAGTTTCGATATGTACTAAAGACACAAACGGGGAATAAAAGGTTTGTGGACAATTTCAGAATATCCAACGAATAATATATGTACCGTAATAAGATGGAAAATTCTATTCTAAATGTTTAttgaacataaaaatcaatgttttttATACTTTCAAAGCAAACATTTATTGCTTAGTGAGCCGTAACCcgtataataaatacttttcggtatatattttgaataacgCGCCTTTGGTCTActtgcatttgaaaatatactagcACCAACCAATGCAATTAAGGTATTTTAGCTGGtattttggcatttatttgcttaaatataattataaaaattaatattgaaagaaAACCAGTGAATTCtttatgcaataataaataataatacatttgttattattagaAACATCGATATTTCTATGCAAACtcgatatttaaatatactaaaaatatcgataaatcCAACATTGTTGAGCCATCTCTAGCACTTGTTGcgataaattcaattcaaaacgTTTCGgttgttgaatttgtttatttacccATTAAAATGGTgaagaacaataataaaaagtttgcTATGCATCCTCGGAATGTGCTGCGCACTGCTCCGGATTATACCAAGCTGGCCATCAAGCACAAGAGCTTTCGTCAAGTGTGTGAACTGGTGAGTTAAACACATCAAAACAATCTAGAATGTAAAagttgatatttattttgtgtgtttgcaggAACTCAATGGCAAAGTGTCGCTTAACTTTCGCAATGAACGCACATTGAGAGAGTTGAccaaaatgctgctgctggaatATTTCGAGCTGCACGTGGATTTCGCACCAGGCAGCTTGGTGCCCACTTTAGCTCTGCGCCTCAACTACATTTTGTGGTTGGAGGATTTGTTGGCGCCTCTCCGGTTGGACACAGTGCGTGGCATTGACATAGGTAAGTAGTTAGTAATAGGTTAAGTAGACAGATTAATAATAGTTGTGCTCTAGGTTGTGGGTCCTCGTGCATTTACTCGCTGCTGGCAGCCAAGAAAAATCAATGGAGCATGTTGGCACTCGAGTCGAAGCAATCGAACATTGAATATGCCCGCGACAATGTTAAGCGCAATAAGCTGGACGCACTTGTGGAAGTTTATGCACAGCCCGACAAGCAAAGCATATTCAAAAGCTATTTTGAATCCGCCGCCGAAACAGCAAAGCGAGACTTTCACTTTTGCCTCTGTAATCCACCTTTTTTCGACTCAAACGCGGAGAATCCCTTTGGTGGCAATACCCGCAATCCAGAGCGTCGTCCAGCGCCCAACAATGTGCGCACCGGGCATGCCGAGGAGTTGAGCTGTGCTGGTGGTGAAGTCCAGTTCGTGCAGCGCATTATCGAGGAAAGCGAGCTCTATAAGAGTCGCGTGCTGTAAGTGCGATAATATTCCATTATAAACTCTGCTTGACGGCTCCAATCTTTTGCAGCATTTTCACTAGCATGTTGGGCGTCAAGGCGAATGTGCCCAAGATCTTGGACTTGCTGAAAGAGCATCAGATTAGCAATGTAAGCACCACAGAGTTCCACCAAGGACACACGACACGTTGGGCTGTTGCTTGGAGCTATCAGAATGTCACATTAAAGTTGGATGCCATCTCTTAGCGTGACTTTAAATGTGCCTAGAGAGAAGCTAATGTGTACTTTAGTTTTAAGTATTACGACTAGTTggaatattaaatgttaaattgatTATCCAGTGACGATTTGAAAGTCCAGTcagtggcagcaactgttgcccGCCCATATCGCATTTGGATCGCGTTTCGTGCCGTCAAAAAGCTTTTCCACTAAATGGAAATTTGCATGTTAAGACCCAGTTTGTTGCCACAAACTGAACAGTTTCgggcaaacagcaacagcagcagcagaaataaCGGAAATTATCGTTTGGTTTCCATCATTGGGCAGCGCGGTCAGTTGTCGAGAAaaccacaacacaacaaacacacccAACAAATAATCCCAAACTCCAACTCTATTCTAATCTGCAATCCCTTGCCACAGCTGGTGGAATGCGTCACCTGTTTGCCAACGTTTAATTGTGGCACACAAATATATGTGTAAGCCTTGTTAATAACGTCAAATAAGCTGTAATACTTTGAGAGTATTCGAGAGTCGCCAAAGTGTTGGGACAGTTTTTTTCATTGTTAGTCGCTCGCTTTGTTTGCTCTACTGCCTTTAATAGCATTTTCACACGTTAAGGTGCAGAAAacaatgtaattaaaatggtACAAGAAGTCTTTTTCATATGCCAAGGGCGCGTCACGTTCTTTTTCACTAGAATCTTTTGGGTGTTTTTAGCCTTTCATGGAAATAGGTTCGCTTGAAATTTGATGGGCTTTAAAGTCagcaattatttttgcatgtcGAACACATTCATGCCAACTCCTGCCAACTGCCAAAGGGCATTAAAGAGATCTCAATAGTCGACTGCAAATGGCTGGCTATCATATCGTATTGTACACAACATGGCCATTATCACAAGCGCTAGACGGCAATTGTACACAGAGACAAGAGTGGGAGGAAAGTCGAAAAGCGAGTGGCAGACAAGCGGCAAACCAAAACTGGCAGTTCGTATGTCAAAATTGTTCAATGTTGACTTTAAAATCATGCACACTCACATGTACAAACATCGATGTGAAGGCGGTTCAATTACTCGTCTCGTTGTGGTGACTGAAATGCAGACACGAGACTCCGCCTCCGGCTCCGTAGGCGAATGCACAAATCCACTCACATGCTTATTGAAAAGGGTTACATGAATGTGCCACACACGccacagacagcagcagcaacagcagcagaagagcGCCAACAACACGGACTATTTGCATAACCaaacagtgtgtgtgttgtgtgtgtgtgtgtgtgtgtgtgtcatttGGCTGTCATACGCCTCGTTTTTCGTTGGTCTTGTCCATTGCACGAAGTGAATGTGCTCTGACAATAGCATACATTTAGGCGCACGAACTCACAGTTCAATGGGAgtagacagagacggagagacAATCTGCCTGTggagtcagtcagtcaggtaACGGAACAATCCCCACTCCAGCCAGCAAACTCTTTTTCCCATCAGCTATGCGAGGCATCGCCTTGCATTTCAATgggcattttcaatttagttgACATGTCTGCCACAGTTCTCAGACTAGTTTCTGAGGGCGACACGCATTTTAGCAAAAGTTTCTTTAACCtgttacacacacagatgcacACACAGAGATTGCTTGATTGATGAATTCAGCGAGTGGCAAGTGATTGATGTGTTGTTGCCAAGCAATTGTCAAGGTTGACAAAGATTTGTGCCCAGTTTTGTCTAGTGCATGAAATGTCATCTAAATTAACCCGACTATCATATATTTCAGCAGCTGAGGGAATCAACGCACATTACGCATTCATTTTCGCTGTGTCATCAATTACACTTGAGGAAGCACATCAAGGTCAAGAACTGGCATaaagttcttcttcttctctttagTTATCGAACACAACATATCGCTTTCTATATTCTATTTGAATGAGTCTCTTTATATCGTGCAATCCAATCAGAAAATGTTTCACATTTCATTGGCCTTGCTAGCCAATTACTTATCGGTTTTAGCCCTGTCCTCAAACAAATCCCCAGCCACAACTCTCGCTGGgcgcattaaaaatgtattagaaTAACATAATAATGCTCGGTATTTGTGTCATAAACTTATTTTCTAAACAATTTTACGATGtcaataaaaaaacgaaaacccCGGGCAACTCCATTCTCAATTCAATAAAGTCCGACCGCAATCCAACTTCTGAATTTAAGCAGCTTACGACAGCTCAAGCTTTATGACATTGTTCGGCACCTTTCACTgaccattttccatttccatttccatggTTCGTGCTTCATGGTCTCTCTCGCAGCCGTGTAAACAATTCGTGACCCGAGTCcgcttttaattaacaattacgCCCGTTGAGGCGAGTCCGAGACACGTGTGAGTTGGGTGaccacatgtgtgtgtgtgggagtattactgggtgtgtgtgtgtgtgtgtgccccaAATTAAGCTAATAGTTGGAAAATTAGAAATAGCACACACGAGGGAGAACTATATAAAACCAAGCgagcgaaaacaacaaaacttgtCCCTAAACTTAGTCATAGGCTCATGTTTCACTTTATTAATTTCgagctataaaaaaatatgcctCACTTTAACAGTGAAAGTTTTGTAAACTTTCTTGCTTATTAAAGTCGTTAAAGAAGTTGCTATTGACATTTAATGTGAGGACCTTGAGAGATTCTTATTTGTTATAGCATATTACAATTCGAATTCTTTATTagaacaagttagaaagctaaaACCGAGCCCGCTCGCTATccatttttaagaaaatctaaacatatataccaatttaatataacgaaaaatattaaaatgtatataaaactctatatttgctatatttatagacacctacattgaaaatataccatagagtaaatagtctagtatttttattaaaatatcccaaattaatataccgaaaaaatctaaaatattttttttattttgtatagtatatttgtatacccctacatgtaaaatataccatagagtaaaatACTGTAGtagtattcttaaattataccaaattaataaaccgaAAGAATCTAAgctatataaactttatatttggtatattaatatactcacacatttaaaatataccatggagcaaaaatattgcagtatcaatattcttaaaatatatcaaattagtatacagaataaatactaaaagatGCCAAACtctatatttcgtatatttatatattcctta
This is a stretch of genomic DNA from Drosophila albomicans strain 15112-1751.03 chromosome 3, ASM965048v2, whole genome shotgun sequence. It encodes these proteins:
- the LOC117569037 gene encoding procathepsin L produces the protein MRQTLQLLLLLLLGCLSAVSPQALQSFPKLCDVRDFDDFLLKTGKVYPDEREREFRESIFVAKKSLVDLTNNKVGGSYKLNINIFADMTRKEVFTLLGSKISTQGEDLTARHINFLPATTSTLSDNLPASFDWREKGGVTAAGFQGSCGSCWSFSTTGALEGHLFRRTGVLVPLSQQNLMDCADDYGNMGCDGGFQEYGFEYIRDHGITLANKYPYQQFEMQCRQNETAGVYPRESIVKIRDYARIDPGDEQKMKQVIATLGPLACSMNAGPISFEQYEGGIYEDEECNRDEVNHSVVVVGYGSENGRDYWIIKNSYSQNWGESGFMRLPRNAGSFCGIASECSYPIL
- the LOC117568335 gene encoding U6 small nuclear RNA (adenine-(43)-N(6))-methyltransferase; this translates as MVKNNNKKFAMHPRNVLRTAPDYTKLAIKHKSFRQVCELELNGKVSLNFRNERTLRELTKMLLLEYFELHVDFAPGSLVPTLALRLNYILWLEDLLAPLRLDTVRGIDIGCGSSCIYSLLAAKKNQWSMLALESKQSNIEYARDNVKRNKLDALVEVYAQPDKQSIFKSYFESAAETAKRDFHFCLCNPPFFDSNAENPFGGNTRNPERRPAPNNVRTGHAEELSCAGGEVQFVQRIIEESELYKSRVLIFTSMLGVKANVPKILDLLKEHQISNVSTTEFHQGHTTRWAVAWSYQNVTLKLDAIS